Part of the Bacteroidota bacterium genome, GCTGAAGTGTATGATCAACCGCTTCAAGCACACCACCACTAGAATCACTTAAAGTTACTTTGGAATAAACAGTTTGACCAATTACATCCATTAAAACTACAAGTACCTGTGCTTTACTGACCAGACCAGATAACTGAACATATATACTCTCTCCGGCGTTAGATGGGTTTGGAAAAGTCAATAATGTTCCATTTCCCGTTCCTGTGAAACCATCACGATCACAATTTTTCGCAACAATTGTTGAATACTCATATTTCCCATCAAAATCTGTTTGCTTAAGACGGAAGTATTTACAGGCATATTTATTTTTTACGGTTTTATTGTATTTAATTAATGAAGTTGAATTTCCGGCTCCGGCAACCTGACCCATATTGATCCATCCTTTCGCATCATCCCGACCCTCCAAAGTAAAATAGCTATTATTTGTTTCACTTGCGGTAGACCATGTAAAAGACAGTTCATCGCCGCCTTTGCAAGTCACATTAAAATGTAGCAATTCAATTGGTAATGGCGAATCCTGATCTACCAGCGTCCAAGACCTGAATAAATTAGAAGGGGTAACGCTGCCGCTTGATACCGTATTGGAACCGGTGTTGGCCGTTAAAAAAGAGCCGTACCAATCTGCCCAGCCGGGAATACCGGTATTATAACGTTGTGCAAATAATGCAGATTCGGTAATGGAATTACCCGCAGCACTCCATTCGCCATCCAGGTATGTGAAAGTTATAGTTGCAGTTGGGTTGGTCGTATATCCCGCCGTATCAATGATCCAGAACCGGTCAATAACATTGGCCGAATTGTTCGCGCAGCACACCGCGATCATATTGGCTACATCTCCCGGTTTATAGGTTAAATTATCCCAATCCGGTCCTGCATAGGTAGAGAACACAACATTTCCAGAACCAACACCTGCCGATGTGATATCAAAAA contains:
- a CDS encoding T9SS type A sorting domain-containing protein; translated protein: MKDFSSVFFAVFYVGIGFSFSQSRIVISDDAYMVVSNSACVVLENSSTNALSTAGTGGNIISEAESNRIKWNIGTSTGTYTIPFTKSAGNKIPLIFDITSAGVGSGNVVFSTYAGPDWDNLTYKPGDVANMIAVCCANNSANVIDRFWIIDTAGYTTNPTATITFTYLDGEWSAAGNSITESALFAQRYNTGIPGWADWYGSFLTANTGSNTVSSGSVTPSNLFRSWTLVDQDSPLPIELLHFNVTCKGGDELSFTWSTASETNNSYFTLEGRDDAKGWINMGQVAGAGNSTSLIKYNKTVKNKYACKYFRLKQTDFDGKYEYSTIVAKNCDRDGFTGTGNGTLLTFPNPSNAGESIYVQLSGLVSKAQVLVVLMDVIGQTVYSKVTLSDSSGGVLEAVDHTLQLAPGVYTVIGLTQNAIYNKKIIIR